A single genomic interval of Hevea brasiliensis isolate MT/VB/25A 57/8 chromosome 4, ASM3005281v1, whole genome shotgun sequence harbors:
- the LOC110654480 gene encoding non-specific lipid transfer protein GPI-anchored 13-like, whose amino-acid sequence MGSDKKVALFCILVASFVMASHASLQQDEQECADQLTNLASCIPFVSGTAEKPTAECCQDTQKVKANKPKCLCVLIKESTDPSMGLPVNTTLALQMPSACNIDAKVSDCPSILNLLPDSPDAKIFKEATGSDSSTTSSYTDSAPSSASASSGSSSSSPDSSSNSDSKTTSSSNNGAKKKLFGGWIIMAFVAWLLI is encoded by the exons ATGGGAAGTGACAAAAAGGTggcattattttgtattttagtaGCCTCATTTGTAATGGCATCTCACGCTTCACTACAGCAAGATGAACAGGAATGTGCAGACCAACTAACGAATCTTGCATCTTGCATTCCATTTGTGAGTGGCACTGCGGAGAAGCCAACAGCAGAGTGCTGCCAAGACACCCAGAAAGTGAAGGCCAACAAGCCCAAATGCTTGTGTGTTCTCATTAAAGAGAGCACTGACCCCTCCATGGGTCTTCCTGTCAACACCACTCTTGCCCTTCAAATGCCTTCTGCTTGCAACATCGATGCCAAAGTCTCCGATTGCCCTT CTATATTGAACCTCCTGCCAGACTCCCCGGATGCAAAGATCTTTAAAGAAGCAACTGGTTCAGATTCTAGCACCACATCCTCCTATACAGATTCTGCACCAAGCTCTGCTTCTGCTTCTTCTGGATCTTCATCATCATCTCCTGATTCCAGTTCAAACTCCGACTCGAAGACAACTTCAAGCAGCAATAATGGAGCAAAGAAGAAATTGTTTGGAGGATGGATAATAATGGCTTTCGTTGCATGGTTGTTGATCTAA